The Enterococcus sp. 7F3_DIV0205 genome has a window encoding:
- the rpmF gene encoding 50S ribosomal protein L32 yields MAVPARRTSKAKKGKRRTHYKLTIKGLNACSNCGEMRKSHHVCPACGHYDGKDVISKEA; encoded by the coding sequence ATGGCAGTACCAGCTAGAAGAACTTCAAAAGCTAAAAAGGGCAAACGCCGTACTCATTACAAATTAACTATCAAAGGTTTGAATGCATGTTCAAACTGTGGTGAAATGAGAAAAAGCCATCACGTATGTCCAGCATGTGGTCATTACGATGGAAAAGACGTAATCTCTAAAGAAGCATAA
- a CDS encoding YceD family protein, with amino-acid sequence MKWSLLELNKYKDKPCDFSETLDLKASLMKRDNLILDVSPVKATGILTVGKEEYLLHYRIDVIVTVPSSRSLTPVPLTLAIDVDEVFMTPEQYQQRDERLADEEIILLEKPTIDLDESVEDNILLSIPIQVLSEEEQTSQDMPKGNDWEVLSEEAYEQKRQFEAQQTMDPRLAKLSELFNETTEDDDN; translated from the coding sequence ATGAAATGGTCTTTACTAGAACTAAATAAATACAAAGACAAACCATGTGATTTTTCAGAGACACTTGATTTAAAAGCGTCTTTGATGAAAAGAGACAATCTAATTCTAGATGTTAGTCCTGTTAAAGCAACCGGGATATTAACAGTAGGAAAAGAAGAGTATCTGCTTCACTATAGAATTGATGTTATTGTAACAGTTCCATCTTCACGTTCTTTAACACCTGTTCCTCTTACTTTAGCAATTGATGTGGATGAAGTCTTTATGACTCCTGAACAATATCAGCAAAGAGATGAACGTTTGGCAGATGAAGAAATTATTTTGTTGGAAAAACCAACAATTGATTTAGATGAATCCGTCGAAGATAACATTCTTTTGTCTATTCCAATTCAAGTGTTGTCAGAAGAAGAACAAACAAGTCAAGATATGCCAAAAGGCAATGACTGGGAAGTTCTATCAGAAGAAGCGTACGAACAGAAAAGACAATTTGAAGCACAACAAACAATGGATCCTCGTCTTGCTAAATTATCCGAATTATTCAATGAAACAACTGAAGATGACGATAACTAG
- a CDS encoding ABC transporter ATP-binding protein, with amino-acid sequence MKAFEFKNVSFIRDKKTLLNNVNWSVDTSENWAILGLNGAGKTLLLQLICGYLWPSKGRLEVLDQVFGHASIPELQRRIGWVSTALQYRMKNHETAEKIVLSGKFASIGIYQNYTEKELEQAKDILRNAGGESLIGKKYEVLSQGERQLVLISRALMTDPELLILDEPCNGLDLFAREKLLSQIQQIAEQKNHPTLLYVTHHTEEILPCFNHLMLLKDGEIFAKGTQAELFNEEIFADFYAEPIQIIPLKEQRFAVYPI; translated from the coding sequence ATGAAAGCTTTTGAGTTTAAAAACGTCTCTTTTATTCGGGATAAAAAGACATTGTTAAATAACGTGAACTGGTCTGTTGACACTTCTGAAAACTGGGCTATTCTTGGATTGAATGGTGCAGGCAAAACACTTCTTTTACAACTGATTTGCGGCTACTTATGGCCGTCTAAGGGGCGTTTAGAAGTGTTGGACCAAGTATTTGGTCATGCTTCAATACCAGAGTTACAGCGCCGGATCGGTTGGGTTAGTACTGCTTTGCAGTATCGAATGAAAAATCACGAGACCGCCGAAAAGATTGTTCTTTCAGGTAAATTTGCTAGCATTGGCATTTATCAGAACTATACCGAAAAAGAATTAGAGCAAGCCAAAGACATTTTAAGAAATGCTGGCGGTGAGTCGCTCATCGGTAAAAAGTATGAAGTATTATCTCAAGGAGAACGTCAACTTGTCTTGATTTCCAGAGCTTTAATGACTGATCCGGAATTATTGATTTTAGATGAACCTTGTAATGGTTTGGATTTATTTGCTAGAGAAAAGCTCTTATCTCAAATCCAACAGATCGCTGAGCAAAAAAATCATCCAACCTTGCTTTATGTCACCCATCATACTGAAGAAATTCTGCCATGTTTTAATCATTTGATGCTGCTAAAAGATGGTGAAATCTTTGCCAAGGGAACACAAGCAGAACTATTTAACGAAGAAATATTCGCAGACTTTTATGCTGAACCAATCCAAATCATTCCGTTGAAAGAACAACGCTTTGCTGTTTATCCTATATAA
- the recQ gene encoding DNA helicase RecQ has translation MIDSKGLLKEKFGYDEFRQGQENIINHVLHKENVLGIMPTGGGKSICYQLPALMLENLTLVISPLISLMKDQVDALNMMGIPATFINSTISQQEMNKRVQMAVNREVKLLYVAPERLESFDFQQLLLHVPIDLLAVDEAHCISQWGHDFRPSYLRLAEIIEQFQQQPTVIALTATATPQVAEDILKQLHIPKENQVQTGFARENLSFQVVKDQNRDVFLLEYLKLNQGQSGIVYASTRKEVERIYHLLQSKKIAVGMYHGGMNEKERNHNQEEFLFDKLQVMVATNAFGMGINKSNVRFVIHAQIPGNIESYYQEAGRAGRDGLPSDAVLLYAPQDLQIQQFFIDQSEMTIDYKQKEYMKLREMSQYANAQMCLQKFILRYFGEKGHDCGRCSNCLDERELVDITVDVQKVLSCVKRMGEKFGKGLVGKVLTGSKDQKIDQWHFNRLPTYGLMKDRTQKEVNQLIDYLTAERYLNPSDGQYPLLSVSPTGVQVLLGEQTVFRKEDQRVRKVVVNDGLFETLRELRMDLAQEAGVPPYLIFSDSTLKEMCEKLPKNSIQLLQVKGVGQNKLDKYGEKFLTAIETFKQTEVKGDSIQ, from the coding sequence ATGATTGATAGCAAAGGTTTACTAAAAGAAAAATTTGGATATGATGAATTTCGTCAAGGGCAAGAAAATATCATCAATCATGTTTTGCATAAAGAAAATGTTTTAGGGATTATGCCGACTGGTGGCGGGAAGTCAATTTGTTATCAATTACCTGCTCTGATGTTGGAGAATTTAACGCTAGTGATATCGCCATTGATCTCTTTAATGAAGGATCAAGTGGATGCGTTAAATATGATGGGAATTCCAGCGACATTCATCAATAGTACAATTTCACAACAAGAAATGAATAAACGTGTCCAAATGGCAGTTAATCGTGAAGTAAAGCTTTTGTATGTAGCGCCTGAACGTTTAGAATCGTTTGATTTTCAGCAATTGTTATTACATGTTCCAATTGATTTGTTGGCAGTGGATGAAGCGCATTGTATTTCGCAATGGGGACATGATTTTCGCCCAAGCTATCTGCGCTTAGCGGAGATTATTGAACAGTTCCAACAGCAGCCAACAGTGATTGCCTTAACTGCTACAGCAACACCTCAAGTAGCAGAAGATATCCTTAAACAATTACATATTCCCAAAGAAAATCAAGTGCAAACGGGGTTTGCCCGAGAGAATCTATCATTCCAAGTTGTAAAAGATCAAAACCGCGATGTTTTTCTGCTAGAATACTTGAAATTGAATCAAGGCCAATCTGGTATAGTTTATGCTAGTACTAGAAAAGAAGTGGAACGAATTTATCATTTACTTCAAAGTAAAAAGATAGCAGTAGGAATGTATCATGGTGGAATGAATGAGAAGGAACGTAATCATAATCAAGAAGAGTTTTTATTCGATAAATTGCAAGTTATGGTGGCAACGAATGCGTTTGGTATGGGAATCAATAAAAGTAATGTCCGCTTCGTTATTCATGCGCAGATACCAGGTAATATTGAATCTTATTACCAAGAAGCAGGCCGGGCTGGTCGAGATGGTCTGCCAAGTGACGCAGTCTTATTGTATGCGCCACAAGATTTACAAATCCAGCAATTTTTTATTGATCAATCAGAAATGACGATTGATTATAAACAAAAAGAATACATGAAATTAAGAGAGATGTCCCAATATGCTAATGCTCAGATGTGTCTGCAAAAATTTATTTTACGCTATTTTGGAGAAAAAGGTCATGATTGTGGGCGCTGCTCTAATTGTTTAGACGAGCGGGAATTAGTGGATATTACTGTTGATGTTCAAAAAGTGCTGTCGTGTGTAAAACGAATGGGCGAAAAATTTGGTAAAGGTTTAGTCGGAAAAGTATTGACTGGTTCAAAAGACCAAAAAATCGATCAATGGCATTTTAATCGCTTACCTACTTATGGATTGATGAAAGATCGAACGCAGAAAGAAGTCAATCAATTGATTGACTATCTGACAGCTGAAAGATATTTAAATCCATCTGATGGGCAATATCCGTTGCTATCCGTTTCACCAACTGGAGTTCAGGTGCTTTTAGGGGAACAGACGGTGTTTAGAAAAGAAGATCAGCGTGTTCGGAAAGTTGTGGTCAATGATGGACTGTTTGAAACATTAAGAGAGTTACGGATGGATTTGGCGCAGGAAGCAGGTGTGCCGCCATATTTGATTTTTTCAGATAGCACTTTGAAAGAAATGTGTGAAAAACTACCTAAAAATTCGATTCAGTTACTACAAGTAAAAGGTGTAGGGCAAAATAAACTAGATAAATACGGAGAAAAATTCCTAACAGCAATTGAAACGTTCAAACAAACAGAAGTAAAAGGCGACAGTATCCAGTAA
- the typA gene encoding translational GTPase TypA, with translation MKYREDIRNVAIIAHVDHGKTTLVDELLKQSDTLDGHTQLQERAMDSNAIESERGITILAKNTAVDYKGTRINILDTPGHADFGGEVERIMKMVDGVVLVVDAYEGTMPQTRFVLKKALEQKVTPIVVVNKIDKPSARPEHVVDEVLELFIELGADDDQLDFPVIYASALNGTSSDSDKPEDQEPTMAPIFDQIIEHVPAPVDNSDEPLQFQVSLLDYNDYVGRIGIGRVFRGTMKVGDQVALMKLDGSVKNFRVTKIFGFFGLQRVEINEAKAGDLIAVSGMEDIFVGETVADVAHQEALPILHIDEPTLQMTFLVNNSPFAGREGKYVTSRKIEERLMSELQTDVSLRVEPIGPDSWTVSGRGELHLSILIENMRREGYELQVSRPEVIEREIEGVKCEPFERVQIDTPEEYMGSVIESLSLRKGEMQDMIHTGNGQIRLIFLAPARGLIGYTTEFLSMTRGYGIMHHTFDQYLPMIQGTIGGRHQGALVSIDTGKATTYSIMSIEERGTVFVEPTTDVYEGMIIGENNRDNDLTVNITRAKQMTNVRSANKDQTSVIKKAKILTLEESLEFLNEDEYCEVTPESIRLRKQILNKNEREKASKKKKVAE, from the coding sequence TTGAAATACAGAGAAGATATTAGAAACGTGGCCATCATCGCCCACGTCGATCATGGTAAAACAACATTAGTAGATGAACTTTTAAAACAATCAGATACTTTAGATGGACACACGCAATTACAAGAACGTGCGATGGATTCAAATGCGATTGAAAGCGAACGTGGAATCACGATTTTAGCTAAAAATACGGCAGTTGATTACAAAGGCACTCGTATCAACATTTTAGACACTCCTGGACACGCGGACTTCGGTGGTGAAGTAGAACGTATCATGAAAATGGTAGATGGCGTAGTTTTAGTTGTCGATGCATACGAGGGAACAATGCCTCAAACTCGTTTCGTATTGAAAAAAGCATTGGAACAAAAAGTAACACCTATCGTTGTTGTAAATAAAATTGATAAACCTTCAGCACGTCCTGAGCACGTTGTTGACGAAGTCTTAGAATTATTTATCGAATTAGGTGCGGATGATGATCAATTGGACTTCCCAGTTATTTATGCATCTGCTTTAAATGGAACTTCAAGTGATTCTGATAAACCTGAAGATCAAGAGCCAACAATGGCACCGATTTTTGACCAAATCATTGAACACGTACCAGCACCAGTTGATAACTCAGATGAACCATTACAATTCCAAGTATCATTATTAGACTATAATGATTACGTAGGACGTATTGGGATTGGTCGTGTGTTCCGTGGAACAATGAAAGTCGGAGATCAAGTTGCTTTGATGAAATTAGATGGCAGCGTGAAAAACTTCCGTGTTACTAAAATATTTGGTTTCTTTGGCTTACAACGTGTTGAGATCAATGAAGCAAAAGCAGGCGATTTGATTGCCGTTTCTGGGATGGAAGACATCTTCGTTGGTGAAACAGTTGCTGACGTGGCGCATCAAGAAGCTTTACCGATTTTACACATTGATGAACCAACATTGCAAATGACATTCTTAGTAAACAACTCTCCATTTGCTGGTCGTGAAGGTAAGTATGTCACGTCTCGTAAAATCGAAGAACGCTTAATGTCAGAATTACAAACAGATGTGTCGTTACGTGTAGAACCAATCGGTCCTGACTCTTGGACAGTATCTGGTCGTGGTGAATTGCATTTATCAATCTTAATTGAAAATATGCGTCGTGAAGGATACGAATTACAAGTTTCTCGTCCAGAAGTTATTGAGCGTGAAATTGAAGGCGTAAAATGCGAACCGTTTGAGCGTGTTCAAATCGATACTCCTGAAGAATATATGGGTAGTGTTATTGAATCATTAAGCCTACGTAAAGGTGAAATGCAAGATATGATCCACACTGGTAACGGTCAAATTCGTTTGATTTTCTTAGCACCAGCTCGTGGGTTGATCGGTTATACAACTGAATTCTTGTCAATGACTCGTGGATACGGTATTATGCACCATACCTTTGATCAATATCTACCAATGATTCAAGGAACAATTGGTGGACGTCATCAAGGTGCTTTGGTTTCGATCGATACTGGTAAAGCAACTACTTACAGTATTATGAGTATTGAAGAGCGTGGAACAGTCTTTGTAGAACCTACGACTGATGTATACGAAGGTATGATCATTGGTGAAAATAACCGTGATAATGACTTAACTGTAAACATCACAAGAGCAAAACAAATGACCAACGTTCGTTCTGCCAATAAAGACCAAACGTCAGTTATCAAAAAAGCAAAAATCCTTACATTAGAAGAATCACTAGAATTCTTGAATGAAGATGAATATTGTGAAGTAACACCTGAAAGCATTCGTTTGAGAAAACAAATTCTTAATAAAAACGAACGTGAAAAAGCAAGTAAAAAGAAAAAAGTAGCTGAATAA
- a CDS encoding inositol monophosphatase family protein has translation MTTEKMIIEIKKWLMEAAGYIRVSLTNELTVSQKSGRTDLVTNIDEETQSFFIKKINQYYPNDRILAEEKGYDTIDSLTGRVWIIDPIDGTMNFVMEQENFCIMIAVFEEGIGQLGFIYDVMKDELYWGGKNRGVFLNEQKLAQPNDVSLSKGLLGMNAYMYGKNIHSAGEIGHASMGIRVSGCAGVELIAMLKGNHIGYISNLSPWDYAAGLVLLDEFGFKYSNIEGKPLTFTKREYFLAATPTAYAEILENFI, from the coding sequence ATGACAACGGAAAAAATGATCATTGAAATCAAAAAATGGTTGATGGAAGCCGCAGGATACATTCGCGTGAGCTTGACCAATGAACTGACGGTTTCTCAAAAGTCGGGCAGAACGGACTTAGTTACAAACATCGATGAAGAAACACAATCATTTTTTATTAAAAAAATAAACCAATATTATCCTAATGATCGCATTTTAGCTGAAGAAAAAGGGTATGATACAATTGATTCTCTAACTGGTCGTGTCTGGATCATCGACCCGATTGATGGTACGATGAATTTTGTGATGGAACAGGAAAATTTTTGTATTATGATTGCTGTTTTTGAAGAAGGCATTGGACAATTAGGTTTCATTTACGATGTAATGAAAGATGAGTTGTACTGGGGTGGGAAGAACCGCGGAGTATTTCTGAATGAGCAAAAGCTAGCACAACCAAATGATGTTTCTTTATCAAAAGGCTTATTGGGGATGAATGCCTATATGTATGGGAAAAATATTCATTCAGCTGGAGAAATTGGACATGCAAGCATGGGAATCAGAGTCAGTGGATGTGCTGGAGTGGAACTGATCGCAATGCTTAAAGGGAATCATATCGGCTACATTTCAAATCTTAGCCCTTGGGATTATGCAGCTGGTTTGGTCTTGTTGGATGAGTTTGGATTCAAGTACTCTAATATAGAAGGAAAGCCATTAACATTTACTAAGCGTGAATATTTTTTGGCTGCAACGCCTACAGCTTACGCAGAAATTCTGGAAAACTTTATTTAA
- a CDS encoding UPF0223 family protein: MKDYQYPLDLDWTTDEMVIVTNLWSAVEQANETGIDTKAFLSTYKEFKTVVKSIGEEKRLGNEFQKVSGYSLYRTLQQAKKQESGKLKLGAD, translated from the coding sequence ATGAAAGATTATCAATATCCTTTAGATCTGGACTGGACAACAGATGAAATGGTGATTGTGACCAATCTTTGGTCAGCGGTAGAACAAGCAAATGAAACAGGAATCGACACCAAAGCTTTTTTAAGTACGTATAAAGAATTTAAAACGGTAGTTAAAAGTATTGGGGAAGAAAAACGTTTAGGAAATGAATTTCAAAAAGTGTCTGGTTATTCTTTATACCGAACACTCCAACAAGCAAAGAAACAAGAGTCAGGTAAATTGAAACTAGGAGCTGATTAA
- a CDS encoding voltage-gated chloride channel family protein, with product MKSELNMPIKISLYMVKWLTISLLIGLIMGALSAFFLKSLDVVTQIRLDNPWLLFFLPISGAIFAFLYKRYGDNAVRGNNLVIDQANGEKENIPLRLIPLTLFGTITTHLFGGSVGREGTAVQMGGTVANAVGRLFRLDKVEREIVIISGISAGFSSVFGTPLAGTIFGLEVLVIGRLRSDGLFPSFFAAFFANFVTESFGITHTHYGMGSIPDWSLILFIKIVIAGVCFGLVGWLFSRSIVWIKKMYANWFENVVIRNFVGGTVVVVAVFMLQTQRYLGLSLPLLKEAFSGENHWFDFLGKLFFTALSLGAGYQGGEVTPLFEIGATLGSSLALILHLSIPFLAGLGFIGVFSGATNTPIACFIMGIELFGSEAALFFFMICLISYMCSGNTGIYSAQKVEIEKGVLFLPILTNWQNNKKN from the coding sequence ATGAAAAGTGAATTAAATATGCCGATAAAAATTAGCCTGTATATGGTCAAATGGTTGACGATCAGTTTATTGATTGGTTTGATAATGGGGGCACTGTCGGCCTTTTTTTTGAAAAGTTTAGACGTAGTGACTCAAATTAGATTGGACAATCCTTGGCTGCTATTTTTTTTACCAATAAGTGGTGCCATTTTTGCTTTTCTCTATAAAAGATATGGTGATAATGCGGTTCGAGGAAATAATCTTGTGATTGATCAAGCAAATGGTGAAAAAGAAAACATTCCGTTACGTCTTATTCCTCTTACTTTGTTTGGGACTATTACAACGCATTTATTCGGTGGCTCAGTTGGCAGAGAAGGGACTGCTGTTCAGATGGGAGGGACAGTAGCAAATGCAGTGGGGCGTCTTTTTCGACTAGATAAGGTTGAACGCGAAATTGTTATTATTAGTGGCATCAGCGCGGGGTTTAGTTCTGTTTTTGGAACGCCTCTGGCAGGTACGATTTTCGGGTTAGAAGTCCTGGTAATTGGACGTTTGCGATCTGATGGGCTTTTCCCTAGTTTTTTTGCTGCGTTTTTTGCCAATTTTGTTACTGAATCATTTGGTATAACACATACACACTATGGTATGGGGTCAATACCCGATTGGTCATTGATATTGTTTATTAAAATAGTGATTGCAGGTGTGTGTTTTGGTTTAGTCGGTTGGCTGTTTAGTCGTTCAATCGTGTGGATCAAAAAAATGTACGCTAACTGGTTTGAAAATGTTGTGATACGAAACTTTGTTGGTGGAACGGTGGTAGTAGTTGCTGTTTTTATGTTGCAAACGCAACGTTATTTAGGACTAAGTTTACCTTTACTCAAAGAGGCGTTTAGTGGAGAGAATCACTGGTTTGATTTTCTCGGAAAACTTTTTTTCACGGCATTGTCATTAGGTGCAGGCTACCAAGGTGGTGAGGTGACACCATTATTTGAAATTGGTGCGACATTAGGTAGTAGCTTAGCACTGATCCTTCATTTATCCATTCCATTTTTAGCTGGATTAGGATTTATTGGTGTTTTTTCAGGAGCAACAAACACGCCAATTGCTTGTTTCATCATGGGAATCGAACTATTTGGAAGTGAGGCTGCATTATTTTTCTTTATGATTTGTTTGATCAGCTATATGTGTTCAGGAAATACAGGGATATATTCAGCTCAAAAAGTAGAAATAGAAAAAGGTGTTTTATTTTTACCGATTTTGACCAACTGGCAAAATAATAAGAAGAACTAA
- a CDS encoding MATE family efflux transporter: MKELTHGNPAKLIFFFTIPLLIGNIFQQFYNMADMIIVGQTLGKDALAAVGSTGSITFLIIGFAQGLTAGLSILTSQRFGAQDYRGVKKSFAIGIIISTIVTVILTALSLFFVRPILQLMQTPPEIIEDAQTFISIIFIGIFAAMAFNLLSNVIRALGDSRTPLLFLIIASVINVGLDLILILNFHMGVAGAGIATVTAQVISSLLCVVYIRWKIPNLQLRKKDFVIDKREFRAHLAIALPMAFQSSIIAIGAIILQAALNSLGTDVVAAQAAAGKIEQFATQPMMSFGIAMATFAAQNYGAKKYKRILQGVNQCLVMSIGFSLLAGGIVLFYGQNLVTLFISGKETEVLNLSQIYFNINGSMYWLLAILFIIRYTLQGLGQSVIPTIAGIMELIMRSFAAIILTASLGFVGAALASPLAWAGSVIVLLASYFKAIKHLKKLEHEQLMDTH, encoded by the coding sequence TTGAAAGAATTAACACATGGCAATCCTGCAAAACTAATCTTTTTCTTTACGATCCCACTATTGATTGGCAATATTTTCCAACAATTCTATAATATGGCTGATATGATCATCGTTGGACAAACCTTAGGTAAAGATGCTTTAGCCGCGGTTGGTTCAACCGGAAGTATTACTTTTTTGATTATTGGTTTTGCTCAAGGGTTGACAGCTGGGTTGTCCATCTTAACATCGCAACGTTTTGGCGCACAAGATTATCGGGGAGTGAAAAAAAGCTTTGCTATCGGAATTATCATCAGCACCATCGTAACAGTTATTTTGACTGCGTTGAGTCTGTTTTTTGTTCGTCCTATACTGCAATTAATGCAAACTCCACCAGAAATCATAGAGGATGCTCAAACGTTTATTTCTATTATATTTATCGGAATCTTTGCAGCAATGGCCTTCAATTTATTATCGAATGTGATTAGAGCTTTAGGAGATAGTCGAACCCCTCTGTTATTTTTAATAATTGCTAGTGTTATCAATGTTGGGCTAGACTTGATTTTGATACTTAATTTCCACATGGGCGTTGCGGGAGCTGGTATTGCAACTGTTACAGCTCAAGTTATCTCCAGTCTTTTATGTGTGGTCTATATTCGGTGGAAAATCCCTAATCTTCAATTGCGTAAAAAGGATTTTGTCATCGATAAACGTGAGTTTCGGGCACATTTAGCTATTGCATTGCCTATGGCGTTTCAATCATCTATAATTGCAATCGGTGCTATTATCTTGCAAGCTGCGTTAAATAGTTTAGGAACAGACGTTGTGGCGGCTCAAGCAGCTGCAGGAAAAATTGAACAGTTTGCGACTCAACCAATGATGTCATTTGGTATCGCCATGGCGACATTTGCCGCTCAAAATTATGGTGCGAAAAAATACAAACGAATTTTACAAGGCGTCAATCAATGCCTTGTAATGAGTATTGGCTTTAGTCTTTTGGCTGGCGGAATTGTTCTATTCTATGGTCAGAATCTAGTGACCCTTTTTATCAGCGGGAAAGAAACAGAAGTACTCAACCTTTCTCAAATTTACTTTAATATCAACGGCAGTATGTATTGGTTGTTAGCAATCTTGTTCATTATCCGTTATACTTTACAAGGACTTGGACAAAGTGTGATTCCGACTATAGCAGGAATTATGGAACTGATCATGCGTTCTTTCGCTGCCATTATCTTAACTGCATCACTCGGCTTTGTCGGTGCTGCTTTAGCCTCTCCATTGGCTTGGGCAGGCTCTGTCATTGTGTTGCTAGCGTCTTATTTCAAGGCAATCAAACATTTAAAAAAATTAGAGCATGAACAATTAATGGATACACATTAA
- a CDS encoding HD domain-containing protein: protein MTEKWREDQEYMSYVEDLLETEEVQRLGNYTQHVHSTRLDHSISVSYYSYKLAKKWNGDARATARAGLLHDLFYYDWRTTKFDEGSHAYMHPRIAVKNAEKLTELSDLERDIIIKHMWGATIAPPKYKESYIVTMVDKYCAVKEASEPMTNSVKAKWRQFFPRKQSI, encoded by the coding sequence ATGACTGAAAAATGGCGTGAAGATCAGGAATATATGTCTTATGTGGAAGATTTATTGGAAACGGAAGAAGTACAACGTTTAGGCAATTACACGCAGCATGTTCATTCGACTCGTTTAGATCATTCAATCAGCGTTTCTTATTATAGTTATAAACTAGCTAAAAAATGGAATGGTGATGCTAGAGCGACAGCTCGTGCTGGGCTTTTACATGATTTATTTTACTACGATTGGCGTACGACGAAGTTCGATGAAGGATCTCATGCGTATATGCATCCAAGAATTGCAGTTAAAAATGCTGAAAAGTTAACCGAACTTTCAGATTTAGAACGTGATATCATCATCAAACATATGTGGGGTGCTACAATTGCTCCACCAAAGTATAAAGAGAGTTATATCGTTACTATGGTTGACAAATATTGCGCAGTCAAAGAAGCATCTGAGCCGATGACGAACTCAGTAAAAGCAAAATGGCGCCAATTTTTCCCAAGAAAACAATCTATTTAA
- a CDS encoding aromatic acid exporter family protein, giving the protein MKIGLRTIKTAVSATLSMIVAGSLGLLYPASAGIISVLSVTNTKKTSLLTGFYRLLSLALATAIAYLCFSILGFNALAFGVYLLLFIPAAVYCKLSDGIVVSSVLVTQYLVEQDLSWSIIGNEFLLMTIGVGFALLMNLYMPDTEKRLKEDQEVIETMFRKILNNMAAYLNQHGKERNLFEKCNDLKQFIRTGQNWAKNHAENQLISSNHYYIEYFTMRRLQSNSLKEMLKILENITVEPEQVGNIQELLQYTAETFAENNDGQDILDRIALVYEAYRNKELPKTRKEFENRAQLFQFLRVFQSFIEIKAEFAKNQNEK; this is encoded by the coding sequence ATGAAAATTGGATTACGAACAATCAAGACCGCAGTGAGTGCGACCTTGTCAATGATCGTTGCAGGGAGTTTAGGGTTATTATATCCAGCATCAGCGGGTATTATTTCTGTATTGAGTGTGACAAACACAAAGAAAACCTCTTTATTAACGGGATTTTACCGTTTACTTTCTTTAGCGCTAGCTACTGCTATTGCCTATTTATGTTTTTCTATTCTAGGGTTCAATGCTCTTGCCTTCGGGGTTTACTTGCTTTTATTTATTCCAGCGGCAGTATATTGCAAACTTTCAGATGGGATTGTAGTGAGTTCAGTCTTAGTAACGCAATATTTAGTCGAACAAGATTTATCTTGGTCGATCATTGGAAATGAGTTTTTATTAATGACGATAGGGGTTGGGTTTGCCTTACTCATGAACTTGTATATGCCAGATACAGAAAAACGCTTAAAAGAAGATCAAGAAGTTATTGAAACGATGTTTCGTAAAATATTGAATAATATGGCAGCGTATCTAAATCAGCACGGAAAAGAAAGAAATTTGTTTGAAAAATGTAACGACTTAAAACAGTTCATCCGAACTGGTCAAAATTGGGCGAAGAACCATGCTGAGAATCAATTGATTTCTTCAAATCATTACTATATCGAATATTTTACGATGCGTCGTCTACAAAGTAATAGCTTGAAAGAGATGCTGAAAATATTAGAAAACATCACAGTTGAACCGGAACAAGTAGGCAATATTCAAGAACTATTGCAATATACCGCTGAAACATTTGCGGAAAATAATGATGGACAAGATATCTTGGATAGAATTGCTTTAGTGTATGAAGCATACAGGAATAAAGAATTACCGAAAACTAGAAAAGAGTTTGAAAACCGCGCCCAACTTTTTCAATTTTTACGAGTCTTTCAATCCTTTATAGAGATCAAAGCTGAATTTGCGAAAAACCAGAATGAAAAATAG